The following proteins are encoded in a genomic region of Hippoglossus hippoglossus isolate fHipHip1 chromosome 3, fHipHip1.pri, whole genome shotgun sequence:
- the urb2 gene encoding unhealthy ribosome biogenesis protein 2 homolog, protein MAAIYSGIHLKLKSPQTPWEDKLKLARFAWISSQCLLPNKEQVLVDWCTHALTGWYNQKVEFSQNVLEGLWYYLDDLLHSRKLHSLLKQGKTVSLRLNMAQLLLERLQECSRVGSKSLVCAATILSVCQGILSSPVLSSVFITKYELMVDLLAKLCSMACCELQQPLLTESIMPESDTCQDEAMSEPLQTPRANSKDTLDSPADQPELDTNKPASKPNENRSSNLFEVLLQVLSCYLAVQRQQANPNRVFTLVTNQLIQPLVLLRHLLTSGEFAPSHTHLRQPLCRDIRVKIDSILQSALFPSEHLTSYKEELLPSKGETGKRGPGGAKGPLKPISAIIPKLSAQGYCEPHLHYSVKSNTLSLLFKFFLESYGKGRGENEEEQKMLCFYFLMRLVPALDLCLDGDSVSPAKAKQSVSESTGQTSSPDSPHSPESWSLALLSVEFLLSQALSADIYNVAADRIRHKQVQLNFYRALGQMLFNQAQPSIPAWYRCLKVLLSLNHMILEPDLDQLLSSAWVNSECMEARVQRARQLMVCSLLQTYTKLRQIPRLFSELLSVICQPALEELRPPLLSEAVSVSLGTCLLDTPPSQCLEICSSVLESIRTYILPELVKDEKEAEKMDIDGGGDDKKSKLNVDQERQDASLKLFSLSQLLNAVLFSLKTLDNASPLPLVRQGQALMEEMQQVVKELLQVLPREKRIKKTPRKGKKKMDHKEPERTTVLWEQKTQEATLLLRYAWVEVDTLFDIHCGKYISPDSDQEAAVRETGEEALSNAPVQTRIESLLSGDILPAHLYPSPSCSPMSCLLLKLLTLQQMKRVMLDCNLPCESSTTALLNRAAHFISAELKLEETPGGEQVWDGQISSVNSSSYVVAHWHLVASNLPLLAPYLSGDDAGCIANVLVRSLSEQSDGGMDCPTSCLTISLISSQLLQSLILPELPSLLSAIVCSLAQRIYGVLLVAHAPKVCATLPKIQEDGSDASPSSAKLVEKETIVEDILASSKTGDVFVSLTDSQTKELVNLIQILTQLNPDAMNSEDLASVFLLLFMMLTSASCQSDDRPDSEADAVFQAKLLRILTPLVESRHLKSVLKLIHAGSLLQAAVSSLLWHSNSGRYRATNSPDWMDLIKAVQDFIRALVQLIIFRNSSVQLNLNQFVAFLTSKENPSGHNVALSSAAVSGKPDPGASISSVHLELASLSSFVQEMTSNLGRSKLMDQTLTQMVTKVNATLGPAVESVIRPQTAGEAAVQPVVLDQAFVVEVVTVMLHCELSSLSVEEQNKQDGTTLTLSHMTLYQSLCQQILRELTSDLRPMESLVSYLHFLSLFYKAAEMTRGDEKGEKELDELYAQILQNVQGLLKAPWLSPKDICELEPAVQELLRHLVEKSTAAQFKLLLLMIREGLNTGELRAGNYREVLSAVTITKLLFCCQLPEPCNKALWHIAPEIISAMVFLVRASGLDSSLTLPFTVPTVTSMTSLLRQGEGLFTNPHHVVLVLGALQSVPLDHLSPPVYQSAFLAVHEALFAIIQCHTQVLSNAAPSFLNVFYRLVASIMQEGRQRGDSDTGSDCDVYHKCSRLTQRMFSHIAATAESFTTLSAFMVAQYVTELQKVTLRPDVKLHLTEGIYQIMDLCMEQDIKFLMAGLQMGVREVFNELYGSYTHYHKAERQGEEKYTV, encoded by the exons ATGGCTGCCATCTACTCAGGAATCCATCTGAAACTGAAGAGTCCTCAGACTCCATGGGAGGACAAGCTGAAGCTGGCACGCTTTGCCTGGATCTCCTCTCAGTGTCTGCTGCCCAACAAGGAACAG GTGCTGGTGGACTGGTGCACCCATGCTTTGACAGGCTGGTACAACCAGAAGGTGGAGTTTTCTCAGAATGTACTGGAAGGCCTGTGGTATTACCTGGATGACCTGCTTCACAGCCGAAAGCTCCACTCACTTCTCAAACAGGGAAAGACCGTCAGCCTGAGGCTCAACATGGCACAG ctgctgcttgaGCGTCTCCAGGAGTGTTCTCGTGTTGGCTCCAAGTCGCTGGTGTGTGCGGCCACCATACTGAGCGTGTGTCAGGGCATTCTCTCTTCTCCCGTACTCTCATCTGTCTTCATCACCAAGTATGAACTCATGGTTGACCTGCTGGCCAAACTCTGCTCGATGGCCTGCTGTGAGCTTCAGCAGCCATTGCTCACAGAAAGCATAATGCCTGAGTCTGATACATGTCAAGATGAGGCGATGAGCGAGCCTCTTCAAACTCCACGTGCTAACAGTAAGGACACGTTGGACTCTCCTGCAGATCAGCCAGAGTTAGATACCAATAAACCAGCTTCCAAACCAAATGAAAACCGTTCATCTAATTTGTTTGAGGTGCTGCTTCAGGTGTTGTCATGTTATTTAGCGGTACAGAGACAACAAGCCAACCCTAACAGGGTCTTTACCCTGGTGACCAACCAGCTGATCCAGCCATTAGTGCTGCTCAGGCATCTGCTGACTTCTGGGGAATTtgctccctctcacacacatctCCGTCAGCCGCTGTGCAGAGACATCCGCGTCAAGATTGACTCCATCCTTCAGTCTGCCCTCTTCCCGTCCGAGCACCTGACCTCTTACAAGGAGGAGCTCCTTCCATCTAAAGGCGAGACTGGGAAACGTGGTCCAGGAGGAGCAAAAGGCCCCCTGAAGCCAATCAGTGCCATTATTCCCAAACTGAGTGCACAGGGCTACTGTGAGCCGCACCTACATTACTCTGTGAAGTCCAACACGttgtctctgctgtttaaaTTTTTTCTGGAAAGCTATGgaaaagggagaggagagaatgaagaagaacagaagaTGCTGTGTTTCTATTTTCTCATGAGATTGGTCCCAGCATTAGATCTATGTCTTGATGGAGACTCCGTCTCACCTGCAAAAGCAAAGCAGTCAGTGTCTGAGTCGACTGGGCAGACGTCTTCCCCGGACTCCCCCCATTCCCCAGAGAGCTGGTCATTGGCTCTGTTGTCTGTGGAGTTCCTGCTAAGCCAGGCTCTGTCAGCAGACATTTATAATGTAGCAGCAGACAGAATACGACACAAACAGGTCCAGCTCAACTTTTACAGAGCCCTGGGGCAAATGCTCTTCAACCAGGCTCAGCCAAG CATCCCAGCATGGTACCGCTGTTTGAAGGTGCTCTTGAGTCTTAACCATATGATTCTTGAACCAGACCTGGACCAGCTGTTATCTTCAGCCTGGGTTAATTCGGAGTGCATGGAAGCACGAGTGCAGCGCGCCAGACAG CTGATGGTGTGCAGTCTCCTCCAGACCTACACTAAGCTCCGTCAGATCCCTCGCCTCTTCTCTGAGCTCCTGTCTGTGATCTGTCAGCCAGCTCTGGAAGAACTCCGACCTCCTCTGCTGTCCGAGGCGGTCTCCGTCTCCCTCGGGACTTGTCTTCTGGACACGCCCCCGTCCCAGTGCCTTGAGATCTGCTCATCAGTGCTGGAGAGCATCAGGACATATATACTTCCTGAACTGGtgaaggatgaaaaagaggcagagaagatGGACattgatggaggaggagatgataaAAAAAGCAAACTCAATGTGGACCAAGAGAGACAAGATGCATCTCTGAAGCTCTTCTCCCTCAGCCAGCTCCTTAATGCGGTTTTATTTAGCCTGAAAACTCTAGACAATGCATCTCCTCTTCCTTTAGTCAGGCAGGGTCAAGCCCTGATGGAGGAGATGCAGCAGGTAGTCAAGGAGTTACTTCAGGTGTTGCCAAGAGAAAAGAGGATAAAAAAGACGCCAAGgaaaggcaaaaagaaaatggacCACAAAGAGCCAGAGAGGACCACAGTGCTGTGGGAACAGAAGACCCAGGAGGCAACTCTGCTCCTCAGGTACGCCTGGGTGGAAGTGGACACGCTTTTTGATATCCACTGTGGTAAATACATATCTCCTGACTCTGACCAGGAGGCAGCTGTCCGTGAGACTGGGGAGGAAGCTCTTTCTAATGCTCCGGTCCAAACTCGCATTGAGAGTCTTCTATCTGGTGACATCTTACCTGCACATCTCTATCCCTCCCCCTCCTGCAGCCCCATGAGCTGCTTGCTGCTCAAACTCCTCACCTTACAGCAGATGAAGAGAGTAATGTTGGACTGCAACTTACCGTGTGAATCCAGCACTACTGCACTGCTGAACAGGGCGGCCCACTTTATTTCAGCTGAACTGAAGCTTGAGGAGACTCCAGGTGGAGAGCAGGTGTGGGACGGGCAGATAAGCAGCGTAAACAGCAGCTCCTACGTTGTCGCACACTGGCATCTTGTCGCATCCAATCTGCCATTGCTGGCTCCCTACCTGAGCGGAGATGACGCGGGCTGCATAGCAAATGTTCTCGTCAGGTCTCTCAGCGAACAGTCAGACGGAGGGATGGACTGTCCAACCAGCTGTCTGACCATCTCCCTCATATCATCGCAGCTTCTTCAAAGCCTAATTCTCCCCGAGTTAccttcacttctctctgcaATAGTTTGTTCCCTCGCACAAAGGATTTACGGTGTCCTGCTGGTGGCACATGCACCCAAGGTTTGTGCTACACTCCCGAAGATTCAGGAAGACGGAAGTGATGCCAGTCCGTCTTCTGCCAAACTGGTGGAAAAGGAGACCATAGTTGAGGATATACTGGCGTCCTCTAAGACTGGAGACGTGTTTGTATCACTCACGGACTCACAGACCAAGGAACTGGTGAACTTAATTCAAATCTTAACACAACTTAACCCAGATGCTATGAACTCTGAGGATCTCgcctctgttttcctcctcctcttcatgaTGCTCACCTCCGCCTCCTGTCAGTCAGACGATCGTCCTGACTCTGAAGCTGATGCTGTGTTCCAGGCGAAGCTGCTCAGGATCCTGACTCCTCTTGTGGAGAGCAGACACTTAAAAAGTGTATTGAAGCTCATTCATGCAGGTTCTctgctgcaggctgctgtgtcttctctcctctggcATAGCAACAGTGGAAGATATCGAGCCACAAACAGCCCTGATTGGATGGACTTAATCAAAGCAGTGCAGGACTTCATCAGGGCCTTGGTCCAGTTGATTATATTCAGAAACAGCAGCGTCCAACTCAACCTGAATCAGTTTGTTGCTTTTCTTACCAGTAAGGAAAACCCAAGCGGGCACAATGTTGCACTAAGTTCAGCAGCTGTTTCAGGAAAACCAGATCCAGGAGCATCCATTTCTTCTGTTCATCTTGAGCTGGCATCACTGTCTTCTTTTGTCCAGGAGATGACCTCTAACCTGGGGAGGAGTAAACTAATGGATCAGACCTTGACCCAAATGGTAACAAAAGTGAATGCTACACTGGGACCAGCTGTTGAGTCCGTCATAAGACCCCAGACTGCCGGCGAAGCAGCCGTCCAACCAGTCGTCCTCGATCAAGCCTTTGTGGTAGAAGTTGTTACCGTCATGCTGCACTGTGAACTGTCCTCATTGTCAGTGGAAGAACAGAACAAGCAGGATGGCACCACGCTCACCCTGAGCCACATGACCCTCTATCAGAGCTTGTGCCAGCAGATCCTCAGAGAAttaacctctgacctcaggCCAATGGAATCTCTGGTCTCCTATCTCCATTTCCTGTCCTTATTCTACAAGGCAGCAGAGAtgacgagaggagacgagaagGGAGAAAAGGAGCTGGATGAGCTGTATGCTCAGATCCTGCAGAATGTGCAGGGACTGCTGAAAG CTCCATGGCTGTCACCAAAAGACATCTGTGAGCTGGAGCCAGCAGTGCAGGAGCTGCTGCGCCACCTGGTGGAAAAAAGCACGGCTGCTCAGTtcaagctgctgctcctgaTGATCAGAGAAGGACTTAACACTGGTGAACTGAGGGCTGGAAACTACAGG GAGGTGCTGTCTGCAGTAACCATCACTAAGCTGCTGTTCTGTTGTCAGTTACCTGAGCCCTGCAATAAAGCTCTGTGGCACATTGCACCGGAGATTATATCTGCTATGgtg TTCTTGGTAAGAGCATCTGGACTGGACAGCTCTCTAACGCTTCCCTTTACCGTTCCTACGGTGACTTcgatgacatcactgctgcGGCAGGGGGAGGGGCTCTTCACCAACCCTCATCATGTGGTCCTGGTGCTTGGCGCGCTGCAGTCTGTGCCCCTCGACCACTTGTCCCCACCCGTCTACCAGTCAGCCTTCTTGGCTGTTCATGAGGCGCTGTTCGCCATCATCCAGTGTCATACTCAG gtgTTGTCGAACGCAGCTCCAtcctttttaaatgtcttctaTCGTCTGGTGGCATCCATTATGCAGGAGGGTCGGCAGAGAGGCGACAGTGACACAG GTTCTGATTGTGACGTGTATCACAAGTGCTCCAGACTGACACAGAGGATGTTCTCTCACATTGCTGCTACAGCTGAGAGCTTCACCACACTGTCGGCCTTCATGGTGGCTCAGTACGTCACAGAGCTCCAgaag GTTACTCTGCGACCAGACGTTAAGCTGCATCTCACTGAGGGGATCTATCAGATTATGGACCTGTGCATGGAGCAAGACATCAAGTTTCTGATGGCAGGACTGCAGATGGGAGTCAGAGAGGTTTTCAACGAGCTGTACGGCAGCTACACCCACTACCACAAAGCAGAGAGGCAAGGAGAGGAAAAGTACactgtttga